In a genomic window of Mucilaginibacter sp. KACC 22063:
- a CDS encoding ABC transporter permease: protein MLKNYIKTAWRNLLKGRVFNAMNIVGLAVAVACSTLLLLTVYFEFSFDKFNKNLDNIYQAYFTVSRTDGIEKASSMPIPLSPALKAEYPEVKYITRVVGTSAIVKYDDKEISQGLVFTDADYFNIFTYPIISGNKKGLAEMNDAVITKSAAKAIFGSTNAVGKAISLKYDNAQHPFIVSAVMDDYPVNSSQNTDIIVRFENMPSYLQESKVWDNRNNVVYLQIKDNVNTAGFESKLKGFVSKYFKSDLENLKRDGAKPLPSGERESLNVSPYANNHFNTEISGINGAPISKTYVIALLVIAVFILIIACINFVNLSVARSFTRAREVGVRKTLGAGKWQLLTQFWIETLMVCLISMLAGVGLSALVLSGFKATFRSNISLQMLLQPVQLLSGIGIFLLITVVAGFYPALLMMRYKTVMVLKGSLNTAKPGKVRNVLLVVQFSIATLLTICTLITWQQIKYLQNKPLGYNKTEVLSIPVGQSVSGEQALSLFRNQMNGQPGVVAISGAYNNLGRGADGSTFTSIINFTYNGHDVRSHLQRVDYDFLKTLDIKLVNGRDFSREFAADSNNLIINEKMAAQINGGKNVLGSFLPMMDGRPPMQVVGIVKDYNFRSLHEDVQPLSLTMSKDFPVNYIFVRLKPNNLQQSFNQIKAIWNTTFPNTEFSGTWLNENTEKQYRSEKRLSTIYISAAIIAILISCIGLLAMSVMVIMQRTKEIGIRKVLGASVSGIVILISREFVKLVLLASIIAFPVAWWFMHKWLQSFAYRIDIHWWVFLFATGIALVIALLTISVQAVRAALSNPVKSLKTE from the coding sequence ATGTTAAAAAACTACATCAAAACAGCATGGCGCAACCTGCTTAAAGGCCGTGTATTTAATGCAATGAATATTGTGGGCCTGGCAGTAGCGGTAGCCTGTTCTACCTTGTTGCTGCTTACCGTTTACTTTGAGTTTAGTTTCGATAAGTTCAACAAGAATCTGGATAACATTTACCAGGCTTACTTTACAGTAAGCCGTACTGATGGTATTGAAAAAGCATCTTCTATGCCTATTCCCTTGTCGCCGGCATTAAAGGCAGAATATCCGGAGGTTAAATACATAACTCGTGTAGTAGGTACAAGCGCCATTGTTAAATACGATGATAAAGAGATAAGCCAAGGGCTTGTATTTACTGATGCTGATTACTTTAATATTTTTACCTACCCCATAATTTCAGGTAACAAAAAGGGGCTTGCGGAAATGAATGATGCAGTAATTACCAAATCTGCCGCTAAGGCAATATTTGGTAGTACAAATGCAGTAGGGAAAGCCATTTCACTAAAATACGACAATGCGCAGCATCCGTTTATCGTGAGTGCAGTAATGGATGACTATCCGGTAAATTCAAGCCAAAACACGGATATTATTGTCCGTTTTGAAAATATGCCCAGCTATTTACAGGAGTCAAAAGTTTGGGATAACCGCAATAACGTGGTTTACCTGCAAATAAAAGATAATGTTAATACGGCTGGTTTTGAAAGTAAGCTCAAGGGCTTTGTAAGTAAATATTTTAAAAGTGACCTGGAAAATCTAAAACGCGATGGTGCTAAACCCCTTCCTTCTGGTGAACGCGAATCACTTAACGTCAGTCCTTATGCTAATAATCATTTTAACACTGAAATAAGCGGAATTAACGGAGCGCCGATAAGCAAAACCTACGTGATTGCTTTATTGGTTATTGCTGTATTTATTTTAATAATTGCCTGTATCAACTTTGTAAATCTGTCTGTGGCGCGCTCGTTTACACGTGCCCGTGAAGTTGGTGTTCGTAAAACGCTTGGTGCCGGTAAGTGGCAATTGCTTACACAATTTTGGATTGAAACCCTTATGGTGTGCCTGATATCTATGCTTGCCGGTGTTGGTTTGTCCGCTTTGGTGTTATCGGGCTTTAAGGCAACTTTTCGCAGTAATATATCATTACAAATGCTGCTCCAACCGGTTCAACTACTGTCCGGTATAGGCATTTTCCTGCTAATAACAGTAGTTGCAGGCTTTTACCCGGCCTTATTAATGATGCGCTATAAAACAGTAATGGTTTTAAAAGGCAGTTTAAATACCGCTAAACCAGGTAAGGTGCGCAATGTATTACTTGTAGTGCAATTTTCTATAGCAACGTTGTTAACTATTTGTACACTGATCACATGGCAGCAAATCAAATATCTGCAAAACAAACCTCTTGGTTACAATAAAACAGAAGTTTTAAGTATCCCTGTAGGGCAAAGCGTATCCGGTGAACAGGCATTAAGTTTGTTCCGCAACCAGATGAACGGCCAGCCAGGCGTGGTAGCAATATCAGGCGCTTATAACAATCTGGGCCGCGGAGCAGATGGATCAACTTTTACATCTATTATTAATTTCACCTACAACGGGCATGATGTACGCAGCCATTTGCAGCGGGTGGATTACGACTTTCTGAAAACGCTCGACATTAAGTTGGTCAATGGCCGCGATTTTTCTCGTGAGTTTGCCGCTGATAGCAATAATCTCATTATCAATGAAAAAATGGCAGCGCAGATAAATGGCGGTAAAAATGTATTGGGTTCCTTTTTACCAATGATGGACGGTCGGCCGCCTATGCAGGTAGTTGGTATTGTGAAAGATTACAATTTCCGCTCACTGCATGAAGATGTACAACCGCTAAGTTTAACCATGAGTAAAGATTTTCCGGTTAATTACATATTTGTGCGTCTAAAACCCAATAACCTGCAACAATCATTTAACCAGATTAAAGCAATCTGGAATACTACTTTTCCAAATACTGAATTTTCAGGCACATGGCTAAATGAAAATACAGAGAAGCAGTACCGTAGCGAAAAACGCTTATCTACCATTTACATTAGTGCGGCCATCATTGCTATTCTTATCTCATGTATCGGCTTACTGGCCATGTCAGTAATGGTGATTATGCAGCGTACAAAGGAAATTGGTATCCGCAAAGTACTTGGAGCAAGTGTAAGCGGTATTGTGATCCTGATATCTCGCGAATTTGTTAAATTAGTACTGCTTGCATCGATAATCGCATTTCCGGTGGCCTGGTGGTTTATGCACAAATGGTTGCAAAGTTTTGCATACCGCATAGACATACATTGGTGGGTATTTTTATTTGCCACAGGTATAGCCCTGGTAATTGCTTTGCTCACTATAAGTGTACAGGCAGTTCGTGCTGCGTTATCCAACCCTGTTAAAAGCCTCAAAACAGAATAA
- a CDS encoding DUF4097 family beta strand repeat-containing protein: protein MKTNLILLALIGQGYLAHAQSNGQQPFYTKSLKGEGIKQVFVNTSGGSITVSGSAAEQPRIEVYVTGNNGNNLSKEEAQKRIDKDYSLVIESHDGELHATAKSKRNFNWGGNSVSISFKVYVPQRTASNLNTSGGSIHIDNLIGNERFETSGGSLYIDRVAGMVKGETSGGSIHVSNAKDNVDLETSGGSIDAESCQGNIRLETSGGSINLNNLSGTIKAETSGGSIRGGKIAGELVTGTSGGSINLDNLSCSLNASTSAGSLHAQFNQVGKYVKLEASAGHIDLVLPSKQGYDVDLTGNSVGSESLSNFNGDKERDHIRGKINGGGISVRADASGGRVNLKFN from the coding sequence ATGAAGACGAACCTTATTTTGCTGGCTTTAATAGGCCAGGGCTATTTAGCTCATGCTCAATCAAACGGGCAACAGCCATTCTATACCAAATCTTTAAAGGGTGAAGGCATAAAACAAGTTTTTGTAAACACCAGCGGCGGCAGTATCACCGTCAGCGGATCGGCAGCCGAACAACCACGCATAGAAGTATATGTGACCGGAAACAATGGCAACAACCTTAGTAAAGAAGAAGCTCAAAAACGAATTGACAAAGATTACTCCCTTGTAATTGAATCACACGACGGCGAATTGCATGCCACCGCAAAGTCGAAGCGTAATTTTAACTGGGGTGGCAACTCGGTAAGTATCTCATTTAAGGTTTACGTTCCGCAAAGAACAGCAAGCAACCTTAACACCAGCGGCGGCAGCATCCATATTGATAACCTTATCGGTAACGAACGTTTTGAAACCAGTGGCGGCAGTCTGTACATCGATCGTGTAGCTGGCATGGTTAAAGGAGAAACAAGTGGTGGCAGTATACATGTATCAAACGCTAAAGACAATGTTGACCTGGAAACCAGCGGTGGTAGTATAGATGCTGAAAGCTGCCAGGGTAATATCAGGCTGGAAACATCGGGCGGTTCCATCAACCTTAACAATTTAAGTGGCACCATAAAAGCCGAAACCAGTGGTGGTAGCATCCGCGGCGGTAAAATAGCAGGAGAACTGGTGACAGGTACATCCGGCGGCAGCATTAACCTGGATAATCTGTCTTGCAGCCTTAATGCATCTACAAGTGCAGGCAGTTTACATGCACAGTTTAACCAGGTTGGCAAGTATGTAAAACTTGAAGCAAGTGCCGGTCATATTGATCTGGTGCTGCCATCAAAGCAAGGCTATGATGTTGACTTAACCGGCAATAGTGTGGGCAGCGAGTCTTTAAGTAATTTTAATGGTGATAAAGAACGCGACCATATTCGCGGTAAAATAAATGGCGGTGGCATATCAGTTCGTGCTGATGCAAGCGGTGGCCGCGTCAACCTTAAATTTAACTAA
- a CDS encoding ABC transporter ATP-binding protein, with amino-acid sequence MLSLKNISKYYQAGGNKVSILNHVDLDVEQGEFVSIMGPSGSGKSTLLNVIGMLDEPSEGYHYFMGEAVHNLKEKQRSAMYKQYIGFVFQAYHLIDELTVYENIETPLIYQNIKGAERKALVADILDRFQIVGKKDLFPSQLSGGQQQLVGIARALITKPRLILADEPTGNLPSKQGEEIMELFRKLNREDGVTVIQVTHSEKNAEYGTRIINLLDGKIESSKNL; translated from the coding sequence ATGCTATCACTAAAAAATATTTCTAAGTATTACCAGGCTGGCGGTAACAAGGTTTCCATCCTTAACCATGTGGACCTTGATGTAGAACAAGGCGAATTTGTTTCTATTATGGGGCCTTCGGGTTCAGGTAAATCCACACTGCTAAATGTGATCGGTATGCTTGACGAGCCGTCTGAAGGTTATCATTATTTCATGGGCGAAGCCGTTCATAACCTGAAAGAAAAACAGCGTTCGGCTATGTATAAACAATATATAGGTTTTGTGTTTCAGGCATATCATCTTATTGATGAACTTACTGTTTATGAAAACATCGAAACCCCTTTAATATACCAAAACATTAAAGGAGCAGAACGTAAGGCTTTGGTTGCAGATATATTGGACCGTTTCCAGATCGTAGGAAAAAAAGATCTGTTTCCTTCCCAGCTTTCAGGTGGACAGCAGCAACTGGTAGGTATAGCCCGTGCATTGATCACCAAGCCGCGCCTTATACTGGCAGATGAACCCACCGGTAACCTGCCATCAAAACAAGGTGAAGAAATTATGGAACTGTTCCGCAAACTTAACCGGGAAGACGGAGTGACCGTTATACAGGTTACCCACAGCGAAAAAAATGCTGAATATGGTACCCGTATCATCAATTTGCTTGATGGCAAGATCGAATCGTCTAAAAATCTTTAA
- a CDS encoding TolC family protein, with translation MKFLKYLFLLFATVLTQTAFSQTDSVYTLQQCIDLAIKNNLDVQKSSVQMERDRIYWNQARENLLPTVSASASRNINNGRSLDPTTYTYANQQTTIDNYQLNGSLILFNGLNLMNTIKQTSLAYQAGKLDYEQAKNDITLNVITTYLQTLQSEDQLTQSNTQIDVSKEQLRRLDVLNKEGNVVPSDFTDIKGQLATNKLSLIDARNAMYANKLNLMQLINVPYNKEAKLQRLRADELPGKYPETVEQVYNNALRGYPLVQANDLRLKSAQKAVSAAKGLYYPSLALNTGYNSYRSSLDNTSYHTQLSNNYSYGFGLGLQIPILNGLKTRNTVALAKLDMIDARNTTNTTKIQLRKNVDQAYINMTLAYERYQTLVEQVDAYSESFRIAEARFNAGVLTSVDFITYKSNIDRAKLSLIGARYDYFIRAKILDYYQGKLNL, from the coding sequence ATGAAATTCCTTAAATATCTATTTCTACTTTTTGCTACTGTTTTAACTCAAACTGCGTTTAGCCAAACAGATTCTGTTTACACTTTGCAGCAATGTATAGACCTGGCTATAAAAAATAATCTGGACGTGCAGAAAAGTTCTGTACAAATGGAACGCGACCGAATTTACTGGAACCAGGCACGCGAAAACCTGTTACCGACAGTAAGCGCTAGTGCATCACGTAATATCAATAACGGCCGAAGCTTAGACCCCACAACCTACACCTACGCTAATCAGCAAACCACAATCGACAATTACCAGTTAAACGGTAGCCTGATTTTGTTTAACGGACTTAACCTAATGAATACCATTAAGCAAACATCGCTGGCATACCAGGCTGGAAAACTGGACTATGAGCAGGCAAAAAATGATATTACTTTAAACGTCATCACTACTTACCTGCAAACTTTACAAAGTGAAGATCAGCTTACGCAAAGCAACACACAGATTGACGTATCAAAAGAGCAGCTACGCCGACTTGATGTATTAAACAAGGAAGGTAACGTTGTACCTTCAGATTTTACAGATATCAAAGGCCAGCTGGCTACCAATAAATTATCTTTGATTGATGCACGTAACGCGATGTATGCTAATAAGCTTAACCTAATGCAGCTGATCAATGTGCCGTATAACAAAGAAGCAAAATTACAGCGTTTACGTGCCGATGAACTGCCTGGTAAATATCCTGAAACGGTTGAGCAGGTCTATAACAACGCATTGCGCGGATATCCTTTAGTGCAGGCAAATGATTTGAGGTTAAAAAGCGCACAAAAGGCGGTATCGGCAGCCAAAGGGCTATACTATCCTTCACTGGCATTAAATACCGGCTACAACAGTTACCGTTCAAGCCTTGATAATACCTCTTATCATACGCAACTTAGCAATAATTACAGTTATGGTTTTGGTTTAGGTTTACAGATCCCAATTTTAAATGGCTTAAAAACGCGTAACACAGTGGCTTTGGCAAAGCTTGATATGATTGATGCACGAAACACCACCAATACAACTAAAATACAGTTGCGCAAAAACGTAGATCAGGCTTATATCAACATGACACTGGCTTACGAGCGCTATCAAACACTGGTTGAACAGGTTGATGCCTACAGCGAATCGTTCCGAATTGCAGAGGCAAGGTTTAATGCTGGTGTGCTTACATCTGTAGACTTTATCACTTACAAAAGCAATATCGACAGGGCTAAACTAAGTCTGATAGGTGCCAGGTACGACTATTTTATACGCGCCAAGATCCTTGACTATTACCAGGGCAAACTTAATCTATAA
- a CDS encoding porin family protein: MKKILLLLVLATGIAGSASAQLLPSFQFGIKGGVNLSTVSNSGLANLGSDNRAGYLGGFWARFGAAGIHFQPEIYLTKKSVTIEDNSGLIQNKANFTSIDVPLLFGTRIGALGVGARFNTGPVVSFTVNRDQNFSTAAANAIGLNYKDQNYAWQFGAGIDIRKVSIDLRYELGLNKVNNYSDNSKTRINLFNLTLAYSLFGL, translated from the coding sequence ATGAAAAAAATACTTTTACTTTTAGTGCTGGCTACAGGTATAGCTGGTAGTGCCTCTGCACAGTTATTGCCATCGTTTCAGTTTGGTATCAAAGGCGGTGTCAATTTATCAACGGTATCAAACTCTGGTTTGGCTAACTTAGGCAGCGATAACCGCGCTGGTTATCTTGGCGGTTTTTGGGCAAGATTTGGTGCAGCAGGAATTCATTTTCAGCCGGAGATCTATCTGACAAAAAAGAGCGTAACCATTGAAGACAATAGCGGCCTTATCCAAAACAAAGCAAATTTTACAAGTATAGATGTTCCGCTGTTATTTGGTACACGCATAGGTGCGCTTGGTGTAGGAGCCAGGTTCAATACCGGCCCGGTGGTGTCTTTCACTGTTAACCGCGATCAGAACTTCAGTACTGCGGCTGCAAATGCCATTGGCCTTAATTACAAAGATCAAAATTATGCATGGCAGTTTGGTGCAGGTATAGATATCAGGAAAGTATCTATTGACTTGCGTTACGAATTGGGTTTAAATAAGGTGAATAACTATAGCGATAATTCAAAGACAAGGATTAATCTATTCAATTTAACGTTGGCTTACAGCCTTTTTGGCTTATAA
- a CDS encoding zinc-dependent alcohol dehydrogenase, producing the protein MKAAVFHKPGDIRYDTVEDPRIEDAGDVILKVTATAICGSDLHILDGGIPQAKPMVMGHEFMGIVEEVGSQVTKLKRGDRVVVPFPISCGHCFFCTHGASPHCENSNHEHYGPNGDILDQKGGALYGYTDLYGGYNGGQAEYVRVPYADISPRIVPDNMTDEQVLFLTDIFPTGYSAIDWAQLKGGETVAIFGSGPVGLMAQKSAWLNGAGRVIAIDPLNYRLQRAKEVNKVETLNPHEVDVVEAIRQMTGGRGADVCVDAVGFEAERSFFDKVKATLNFEKGSMKVLETCFQAVRRSGTVTIVGVYGTPFDNFPLGRIFDKGITIRQGQAPVLNHIDKLLDLIRAEKVVLDDIISHRLPLSQVSHAYDIFKNKEDDCVKVVLNPFA; encoded by the coding sequence ATGAAAGCAGCAGTGTTTCACAAGCCGGGCGATATCCGCTATGATACAGTAGAAGATCCGAGAATTGAAGATGCAGGAGATGTTATTTTAAAAGTTACCGCAACCGCTATTTGTGGTTCCGACTTGCACATACTTGATGGCGGCATACCTCAGGCTAAACCTATGGTAATGGGGCACGAGTTTATGGGAATTGTAGAAGAAGTTGGGTCGCAGGTTACCAAATTAAAACGTGGCGACAGGGTGGTGGTGCCTTTTCCTATATCATGCGGTCATTGTTTCTTTTGTACACATGGTGCATCGCCGCATTGCGAAAATTCAAACCACGAACATTATGGCCCTAACGGAGATATTTTAGATCAGAAGGGCGGGGCGTTATATGGGTATACAGATTTGTATGGTGGCTATAATGGTGGGCAGGCCGAATATGTAAGGGTGCCATATGCAGATATCAGTCCGCGCATTGTACCAGATAACATGACCGATGAACAGGTGCTGTTTTTAACAGATATTTTCCCTACGGGTTATTCGGCAATTGACTGGGCACAATTAAAAGGCGGCGAAACCGTAGCCATCTTTGGTTCAGGCCCTGTAGGGCTGATGGCACAAAAGTCGGCCTGGCTTAATGGTGCAGGCCGCGTTATTGCTATTGACCCATTAAACTACCGTTTGCAACGTGCAAAGGAGGTTAACAAAGTTGAAACCCTTAATCCGCATGAAGTAGATGTGGTGGAAGCCATACGCCAAATGACTGGTGGACGTGGTGCCGATGTTTGCGTTGACGCCGTAGGTTTTGAAGCAGAACGCTCTTTCTTCGATAAAGTAAAAGCGACCTTGAATTTTGAAAAAGGAAGCATGAAGGTATTGGAAACCTGCTTCCAGGCAGTGCGCCGCAGTGGTACTGTTACTATTGTTGGTGTATACGGTACGCCTTTCGATAATTTCCCTTTAGGAAGGATTTTTGATAAAGGGATTACTATCCGTCAGGGACAGGCACCAGTACTCAATCACATTGATAAACTGCTGGATTTAATTCGTGCCGAGAAAGTAGTGTTAGACGATATTATTTCGCACCGATTGCCTTTAAGCCAAGTAAGCCACGCTTACGATATCTTCAAAAACAAAGAAGACGACTGTGTAAAAGTAGTTCTAAATCCATTTGCATAA
- a CDS encoding DUF3667 domain-containing protein produces MKKHYRHENDCLNCGTILEGKFCHHCGQENLQIKEDFGHMMNHAISDYFHFDHQFFHTIKPLLFKPGKLTNEYMAGKRVQYLHPIKMYIFISLIFFIFYFKHSQVSEDVKVYKTEKTNVNKVRNQINADTNLNKSAKRILDKAIVTGSAINLDDKGKESEEGFHIIQTDYPSYDKYLEAQNKLPASQRDNFIIRYFNKKEFDYAKHGGDEKEILMEAVKHNVPKMMFVLLPLFALILRLTFWSNKKFYVEHLIFSFHLHCFIFLFVTAAILLEMMLPESKEITGWINLIVMVVSTIYIYKALKAVYHRSRWRTISKMIGMSLSYLLVCSFCLFVVFIISAITAV; encoded by the coding sequence ATGAAAAAGCATTATCGGCATGAAAACGACTGTCTGAACTGCGGAACCATCCTTGAAGGGAAGTTTTGCCATCATTGCGGCCAGGAAAACTTACAGATAAAGGAAGATTTTGGCCACATGATGAATCATGCTATTAGTGATTACTTTCACTTCGACCATCAGTTTTTCCATACCATAAAGCCGTTGTTATTTAAGCCTGGCAAGCTAACCAACGAGTACATGGCCGGCAAACGGGTGCAATACCTGCACCCTATAAAAATGTACATTTTTATAAGCCTTATTTTCTTTATATTCTACTTTAAACATTCGCAGGTAAGTGAAGATGTAAAAGTTTACAAAACGGAAAAAACTAACGTTAATAAGGTCAGAAATCAAATAAATGCTGATACCAATTTGAATAAATCGGCTAAAAGGATACTGGATAAAGCCATTGTTACCGGCAGCGCAATCAACTTGGATGATAAAGGTAAAGAATCTGAAGAGGGGTTTCATATTATACAAACGGATTATCCGTCTTATGACAAGTACCTGGAAGCACAGAACAAATTACCGGCAAGTCAGCGTGATAATTTTATCATACGCTACTTTAATAAAAAAGAGTTTGACTACGCAAAGCATGGCGGGGATGAGAAAGAGATATTAATGGAAGCGGTCAAGCATAATGTTCCTAAAATGATGTTTGTGCTGCTTCCATTATTTGCATTAATACTTAGGCTGACGTTTTGGAGCAACAAGAAATTTTATGTGGAACACTTGATCTTCTCATTCCATCTGCATTGCTTTATTTTTCTGTTTGTTACGGCGGCAATATTGCTTGAAATGATGCTGCCCGAAAGTAAAGAAATCACGGGTTGGATAAATCTGATTGTAATGGTAGTAAGTACAATTTACATTTATAAAGCACTAAAAGCAGTTTATCACAGAAGCCGTTGGCGTACCATATCCAAGATGATCGGCATGTCGCTTTCCTATCTGTTGGTATGTAGTTTTTGCCTGTTTGTAGTATTTATAATATCTGCGATAACGGCGGTATAA